Proteins encoded together in one Fundidesulfovibrio magnetotacticus window:
- a CDS encoding chemotaxis protein CheA, whose product MNLDAAQLFKEEAAELLADLEHMLLELENDPGNAECIAKVFRDIHTIKGSGAMFGYDELARFAHDVETVFDKVRSGELQLTTELLGLTLEAKDHVGRLLASPKAAPEDVAVSDEILSRLRPYLGQPPARQEAQPGDAQDQPKGHRRFDPSTARTYLLRYQPAPGTFLSGTDPMRLMAELQDLGRLWSVFRPGTIPSLEAMDPVTAYGWWDILIIQDKGIDAIRDVFIFVEDEHGVKIEEIRPEAVRGSDIPTLLDMLQAGAGKSFEALRDEIAGWIAAKVSMRSTAKTAAAPDAGSTASIRVDSARLDALVNLVGEMVIVQSRLSQLAGTSGDSVLRSVAEDLQRLVSEMRDNTLGIRMVPIGSIYGTMRRLVRDLGQSMGKDVAFNGLGAQTELDKNVIDQLKDPLVHILRNSIDHGIEAPEAREAQGKPPKGNITLDAVHSGGNIHITITDDGKGIDTERVKAKAIERGLIAPTDNPTEQEILGMIFAPGFSTAQQVTNVSGRGVGMDVVKKNIESLRGSVDVESTPGKGCRLTIRLPLTLAIIDGLQVRVGSEFFVLPLAAVEACQERFLEGRPPMVGSMEYKGELIPCVSVRGLLDVPGEQPGYERIVVTGVEGKWVGLAVDAVVGQQQAVIKPLSEALGSVRFIAGTTVNGDGGVSVILDVANLIAFAFSRQQQNRAA is encoded by the coding sequence ATGAACCTGGACGCCGCCCAACTCTTCAAGGAAGAGGCCGCCGAACTCCTGGCCGACCTGGAACACATGCTCCTGGAGCTGGAGAACGACCCGGGCAACGCCGAATGCATCGCCAAGGTGTTCCGCGACATCCACACCATCAAGGGTTCCGGGGCCATGTTCGGCTACGACGAGCTGGCCCGCTTCGCCCACGACGTGGAAACCGTCTTCGACAAGGTCCGCTCCGGCGAACTCCAGCTGACCACCGAGCTTCTGGGCCTCACCCTGGAGGCCAAGGACCACGTGGGCAGGCTGCTGGCCTCCCCGAAAGCCGCCCCCGAAGACGTGGCCGTCTCCGACGAAATCCTTTCCCGGCTGCGCCCCTACCTGGGGCAGCCGCCCGCGCGGCAGGAGGCCCAGCCGGGAGACGCCCAGGACCAGCCGAAAGGCCACCGCCGCTTCGACCCCTCCACCGCCAGAACCTACCTCCTGCGCTACCAGCCCGCGCCCGGCACCTTCCTCTCCGGCACCGACCCCATGCGCCTCATGGCCGAACTGCAGGACCTGGGCAGGCTCTGGAGCGTCTTCCGGCCCGGGACCATCCCTTCCCTGGAGGCCATGGACCCCGTGACGGCCTACGGCTGGTGGGACATCCTGATCATCCAGGACAAGGGCATCGACGCCATCCGCGACGTGTTCATCTTCGTGGAGGACGAACACGGCGTGAAGATCGAGGAAATCCGTCCCGAGGCCGTCCGGGGTTCCGACATCCCCACGCTCCTGGACATGCTGCAGGCCGGGGCGGGGAAGTCCTTCGAGGCCCTGCGCGACGAGATCGCCGGGTGGATCGCCGCCAAGGTGAGCATGCGCTCAACGGCCAAGACGGCCGCCGCTCCGGACGCGGGCTCCACCGCGAGCATCCGGGTGGATTCGGCCCGCCTGGACGCCCTGGTGAACCTGGTGGGCGAGATGGTCATCGTGCAGTCGCGCCTGAGCCAGCTTGCAGGCACTTCGGGAGATTCGGTCCTGCGCAGCGTGGCCGAGGACCTCCAGCGCCTCGTCTCCGAAATGCGCGACAACACCCTGGGCATCCGCATGGTGCCCATCGGCTCCATCTACGGCACCATGCGCCGCCTCGTGCGCGACCTGGGCCAGTCCATGGGCAAGGACGTTGCCTTCAACGGCCTGGGCGCGCAGACCGAGCTGGACAAGAACGTGATCGACCAGCTCAAGGACCCCCTGGTGCACATCCTGCGCAACTCCATCGACCACGGCATCGAAGCCCCCGAGGCCCGCGAGGCCCAAGGCAAGCCGCCCAAGGGCAACATCACCCTGGACGCCGTGCACTCCGGCGGCAACATCCACATCACCATCACCGACGACGGCAAGGGCATCGACACCGAGCGCGTGAAGGCCAAGGCCATCGAACGCGGGCTCATCGCGCCCACGGACAACCCCACCGAACAGGAAATCCTGGGCATGATCTTCGCCCCGGGCTTCTCCACGGCCCAGCAGGTCACCAACGTCTCAGGGCGCGGGGTGGGCATGGACGTGGTGAAGAAGAACATCGAGAGCCTGCGAGGCTCCGTGGACGTGGAGAGCACGCCCGGCAAGGGGTGTCGGCTCACCATCCGCCTGCCGCTCACCCTGGCCATCATCGACGGGCTTCAGGTGCGCGTGGGTTCGGAGTTCTTCGTGCTGCCCCTGGCGGCCGTGGAGGCCTGCCAGGAACGCTTCCTGGAGGGCCGTCCGCCCATGGTCGGCTCCATGGAGTACAAGGGCGAGCTGATCCCCTGCGTGAGCGTGCGCGGCCTGCTCGACGTGCCCGGCGAGCAGCCCGGCTACGAACGCATCGTGGTCACGGGGGTGGAGGGCAAGTGGGTGGGCCTGGCGGTGGACGCCGTGGTGGGCCAGCAGCAGGCGGTGATCAAGCCCCTCTCCGAGGCCCTGGGCAGCGTGCGCTTCATCGCGGGCACCACCGTGAACGGCGACGGCGGCGTCTCGGTGATCCTGGACGTGGCCAACCTGATCGCCTTCGCCTTCTCGCGCCAACAGCAGAACCGCGCGGCCTGA
- a CDS encoding Ada metal-binding domain-containing protein has translation MNRLRNGLTAVLLALGLLLATAVSATGQPLAPPNAVYHGNVTSRIYHRQSCRFYHCKACTAVLKSREEAAAAGYRPCKICKP, from the coding sequence ATGAACCGCCTCCGCAACGGACTGACCGCCGTCCTGCTCGCCCTGGGCCTGCTTCTCGCCACGGCCGTCTCCGCGACGGGGCAGCCTCTGGCGCCGCCGAATGCCGTTTACCACGGCAACGTCACATCGCGCATCTACCACCGGCAGAGTTGCCGCTTCTACCACTGCAAGGCCTGCACGGCCGTGCTCAAGAGCAGGGAGGAAGCCGCCGCCGCGGGCTACCGGCCCTGCAAGATCTGCAAGCCCTGA
- a CDS encoding MBL fold metallo-hydrolase encodes MPGARLAVTVLADNEAREGFAAEHGLSLWIEAPGGNVLFDTGAGKALEDNARRLGVDLARTDALVLSHGHYDHTGGLPLALAATERAHVHLRPEAVLPRYCVEEGKARPVHMPREAMEALEALAGERLHWAAEPFQAVPGVWVSGPVPRPHGDVGPGWPFFLDAEGLRPDPIDDDMALWTDTPEGLVLVLGCCHAGLENTLEALEVHAPGRPLRAVLGGMHLMHSGPGDIARAVATLQSRAPGLVVPLHCTGKDAAQALSAAFGERFRQGRAGERLEF; translated from the coding sequence ATGCCCGGAGCGCGCCTCGCCGTCACGGTTCTGGCCGACAACGAGGCCCGCGAGGGCTTCGCCGCCGAACACGGTCTCTCGTTGTGGATCGAGGCCCCGGGCGGCAACGTGCTCTTCGACACGGGCGCTGGCAAGGCGCTGGAGGACAACGCCCGCCGACTGGGCGTGGACCTCGCCCGGACCGACGCCCTGGTCCTGAGCCACGGCCACTACGACCACACCGGGGGACTGCCCCTGGCCCTGGCCGCGACGGAGAGGGCGCACGTCCATCTGCGGCCCGAGGCCGTGCTGCCGCGCTACTGCGTGGAAGAAGGCAAGGCGCGCCCGGTGCACATGCCGCGCGAGGCCATGGAAGCGCTGGAGGCCCTGGCCGGGGAGCGCCTGCACTGGGCGGCGGAACCTTTCCAGGCCGTGCCCGGGGTGTGGGTCAGCGGCCCGGTGCCCCGCCCCCACGGCGACGTCGGCCCCGGCTGGCCCTTCTTCCTTGATGCCGAAGGCCTGCGCCCGGACCCCATCGACGACGACATGGCCCTGTGGACGGACACCCCCGAAGGCCTGGTGCTCGTGCTGGGCTGCTGCCACGCGGGCCTGGAAAACACCCTCGAAGCCCTGGAAGTCCACGCGCCGGGCAGGCCGCTGCGCGCCGTCCTCGGGGGGATGCACCTGATGCACTCCGGCCCAGGCGACATCGCCCGTGCCGTGGCGACCCTGCAAAGCCGCGCCCCGGGCCTGGTGGTCCCCCTGCACTGCACGGGCAAGGACGCCGCGCAGGCGCTGTCCGCTGCCTTCGGGGAGCGCTTCCGCCAGGGCCGCGCGGGGGAACGCCTGGAATTCTGA
- a CDS encoding HAMP domain-containing methyl-accepting chemotaxis protein, whose product MLKNMNLTTKLGIGFFLLILSTLGVAYVGWNGLKSLASRAEKSAHMADIAEQTLQARLDMLYYIDQHDEKRLESLRKNLLESRATAQELKNVFVDAKNRENMDALMAASTAYEAGLGKFQEGEKLHGETLKALVDAATAVLRSTEQLNARLREAAARATAANDLAGAAKIHELMGRTDEVLQQFLLSRIEVLYYLWRGDKSRMDAAKGILDRLVPASKELAGMLPGAEDKVLALEIAAKAEVYRTRMDGFLKAAESNAGVMREMAVVAQKISANADASFQDQKKKMESESQAANMTNIAVAAAAIAFGAFFAVYMIRALRSGVNSAISVANTVATGDVSRDVAADRGDEIGRLLQAMQHMVEAERTAAELATRLAAGDLRIEVTPRSDKDMLLLSMKEMVARLNSVVLEVQSGATNMAAGSEQLSASAQSLSQATTEQAAALEESSASMEQMSSSISQNADNARQTESIAVKAAGDARESGSAMVQTVAAMKEIAQKISIIEEIARQTDLLALNAAIEAARAGEHGKGFAVVAAEVRKLAERSQQAAAEINTLSGSSTAVTESTGALLGRLVPDIQKTAELVQEISAASTEQNSGAAQVNKALQQLDQVVQQNASASEELASTAEELSAQAEQLQSVISFFQVNGEQARLPQRGTAPPARSQQPRATAQTPAKKKSGVVLTLGEGHEHEDFERF is encoded by the coding sequence ATGCTCAAGAACATGAACCTCACCACCAAGCTGGGCATCGGATTCTTCCTGCTCATCCTCTCCACCTTGGGCGTGGCCTACGTGGGCTGGAACGGGCTCAAGAGCCTCGCAAGCCGCGCGGAGAAGTCCGCCCATATGGCCGACATCGCCGAGCAGACCCTCCAGGCGCGTCTGGACATGCTCTACTACATCGACCAGCACGACGAGAAACGCCTGGAATCCCTGCGCAAGAACCTCCTTGAGTCGCGCGCCACGGCCCAGGAGCTCAAGAACGTCTTCGTGGACGCCAAGAACCGCGAAAACATGGACGCCCTCATGGCCGCCTCCACGGCTTACGAGGCGGGCCTGGGCAAGTTCCAGGAGGGCGAAAAGCTCCACGGCGAAACCCTCAAGGCCCTCGTGGACGCCGCCACCGCCGTGCTGCGCTCCACCGAGCAGCTCAACGCCAGGCTGCGGGAGGCCGCCGCCAGGGCCACGGCCGCCAATGATCTCGCCGGGGCGGCAAAAATCCATGAACTGATGGGACGCACGGACGAGGTGCTGCAGCAGTTCCTGCTCTCGCGCATCGAGGTGCTCTACTATCTCTGGCGCGGGGACAAATCCCGCATGGACGCCGCGAAGGGCATCCTGGACCGCCTCGTGCCCGCCTCCAAAGAGCTTGCGGGCATGCTGCCCGGCGCCGAGGACAAGGTCCTGGCCCTGGAAATCGCCGCCAAGGCGGAAGTCTACCGCACGCGCATGGACGGTTTCCTCAAGGCAGCCGAATCCAACGCAGGCGTCATGCGCGAGATGGCCGTCGTGGCCCAGAAGATCAGCGCCAACGCGGACGCCTCCTTCCAGGACCAGAAGAAGAAGATGGAATCCGAGTCCCAGGCGGCCAACATGACCAACATCGCCGTGGCCGCGGCCGCCATCGCTTTCGGCGCGTTCTTCGCCGTGTACATGATCCGCGCGCTGCGCTCTGGCGTCAACTCGGCCATCAGCGTGGCCAACACCGTGGCCACGGGCGACGTGAGCCGCGACGTGGCCGCCGACCGGGGCGACGAGATCGGCAGGCTCCTCCAGGCCATGCAGCACATGGTGGAGGCCGAGCGCACCGCCGCCGAGCTGGCCACGCGCCTCGCCGCCGGAGACCTGCGCATCGAGGTGACCCCCCGCTCCGACAAGGACATGCTCCTGCTCTCCATGAAGGAGATGGTCGCCCGCCTCAACAGCGTGGTGCTGGAGGTCCAGTCCGGGGCCACCAACATGGCGGCGGGCAGCGAGCAGCTCTCGGCCTCTGCCCAGAGCCTCTCCCAGGCAACCACCGAGCAGGCGGCCGCCCTGGAGGAATCCTCGGCCTCCATGGAGCAGATGTCCTCCTCCATCAGCCAGAACGCCGACAACGCCCGCCAGACCGAATCCATCGCCGTGAAGGCCGCTGGCGACGCCCGCGAGTCCGGCTCGGCCATGGTGCAGACCGTGGCCGCCATGAAGGAGATCGCCCAGAAGATCTCCATCATCGAGGAGATCGCCCGCCAGACCGACCTTCTGGCCCTCAACGCCGCCATCGAGGCCGCCCGCGCGGGCGAGCACGGCAAAGGCTTCGCGGTTGTGGCGGCCGAGGTGCGCAAGCTCGCCGAACGCAGCCAGCAGGCCGCCGCCGAAATCAACACCCTCTCGGGCAGCTCCACGGCCGTCACCGAAAGCACCGGGGCGCTCCTGGGCCGACTGGTGCCCGACATCCAGAAGACCGCCGAACTGGTGCAGGAGATCAGCGCCGCCAGCACCGAGCAGAACTCCGGGGCCGCCCAGGTGAACAAGGCCCTGCAGCAGCTGGACCAGGTGGTGCAGCAGAACGCCTCGGCCTCCGAGGAACTGGCCTCCACCGCCGAGGAGCTTTCGGCCCAGGCCGAGCAGCTCCAGAGCGTCATCTCCTTCTTCCAGGTGAACGGGGAACAGGCCCGCCTTCCCCAGCGGGGGACCGCCCCCCCCGCCCGCTCCCAGCAGCCTCGCGCAACCGCCCAGACCCCCGCCAAAAAGAAGAGCGGCGTGGTGCTCACCCTGGGCGAAGGCCACGAACACGAAGACTTCGAACGGTTCTAG
- a CDS encoding iron-containing alcohol dehydrogenase: MGTGSIFQTTRRIVMGAGALARAAEEVRGMGGKRVLVVTDPGLAGTGMVDRLEEQFRKARIACERFADVEADPSYETAVRAGESLRAFRADAIVGIGGGSAQDVAKVASILATNPGEVSSLFGIDLVPKPGLKLMLIPTTAGTGSEVTPIAILSDHHEKLKKGIVSPHLFPSVALLDPELTLGLPPHITAATGMDALIHAVEAYTSRNATPVTDMLALQAIRLVHGNIRTAYANGADIKARSDMMEGSMLAGMAFANAGVTAVHAFAYPIGAEYHIPHGVANSIMLVPVMEFNMLGNLPKFAYLAGVLGENVVGLSQREAALKAVEALRVLTQDLRVPARLSGFGVRDENIPDLAKGVMKVTRLLANNPRQLQAQDAEAIYRRVL, translated from the coding sequence ATGGGAACCGGTTCGATCTTTCAGACGACGCGCCGCATCGTCATGGGCGCGGGGGCCTTGGCGCGGGCTGCCGAGGAAGTACGCGGGATGGGCGGCAAACGGGTGCTGGTGGTCACGGACCCCGGCCTCGCGGGAACGGGCATGGTGGACAGGCTGGAGGAGCAGTTCAGGAAGGCCAGGATCGCCTGCGAGCGCTTCGCGGACGTGGAGGCCGACCCCTCCTACGAAACGGCCGTGCGGGCCGGCGAGAGCCTCAGGGCCTTCCGGGCCGACGCCATCGTGGGCATCGGCGGGGGCTCGGCCCAGGACGTGGCCAAGGTGGCCTCCATCCTGGCCACCAATCCGGGCGAGGTTTCCTCCCTGTTCGGCATCGACCTGGTGCCCAAGCCCGGCCTCAAGCTGATGCTCATCCCCACCACGGCGGGAACGGGCAGCGAGGTGACGCCCATCGCCATCCTCTCCGACCACCACGAGAAGCTCAAAAAGGGCATCGTGAGCCCGCACCTTTTCCCCAGCGTGGCCCTCCTCGACCCGGAGCTCACGCTGGGCCTGCCCCCGCACATCACGGCGGCCACGGGCATGGACGCGCTCATCCACGCCGTGGAGGCCTACACCTCCCGCAACGCCACGCCCGTCACCGACATGCTGGCCCTGCAGGCCATCCGGCTGGTCCACGGCAACATCCGCACCGCCTACGCCAACGGCGCGGACATCAAGGCCCGCTCCGACATGATGGAGGGCAGCATGCTCGCGGGCATGGCCTTCGCCAACGCGGGGGTCACCGCCGTGCACGCCTTCGCCTACCCCATCGGCGCGGAATACCACATCCCCCACGGCGTGGCGAACAGCATCATGCTCGTGCCGGTGATGGAGTTCAACATGCTGGGCAACCTCCCCAAGTTCGCATACTTGGCCGGGGTGCTGGGAGAAAACGTGGTGGGGCTCTCCCAGCGCGAGGCCGCGCTCAAGGCCGTGGAGGCCCTGCGCGTGCTCACGCAGGACCTGCGCGTGCCCGCGAGGCTCTCAGGCTTCGGCGTCCGGGACGAGAACATCCCGGACCTGGCCAAAGGCGTCATGAAGGTCACCAGGCTGCTGGCCAACAACCCCCGCCAGCTCCAGGCCCAGGACGCCGAGGCCATCTACAGGCGCGTGCTCTGA
- a CDS encoding ABC transporter ATP-binding protein → MNTILSAGGLNTYYGRSHILFDMGLEVRQGETVCLVGRNGAGKTTTFRSLMNLSPPKSGRVEFLGRNCSGLPPYRMARLGLGFVPEDRRILGPFTVRENLEMGVIAERKGRWNLKTVLECFPTLARMLERMGGSLSGGEQQMLTIGRALMGNPEVLILDEPTEGLSPVIVGELKELVLRLKREGTTILLSEQNIRFALAVSDRVAVMDKGRSVYTGTVEAFRSDEAVQSRYLAV, encoded by the coding sequence ATGAACACCATTCTGTCCGCAGGCGGCCTCAACACCTACTACGGCCGCAGCCACATCCTCTTCGACATGGGCCTGGAGGTCCGCCAGGGGGAGACCGTCTGCCTGGTGGGCCGCAACGGCGCGGGCAAGACCACCACGTTCCGCTCGCTCATGAACCTCTCCCCGCCCAAGTCGGGCCGGGTGGAGTTCCTTGGCCGCAACTGCTCGGGGCTGCCGCCCTACAGGATGGCCCGGCTGGGCCTGGGCTTCGTGCCGGAGGACCGGCGCATCCTGGGGCCGTTCACCGTGCGCGAGAACCTGGAGATGGGCGTCATCGCCGAGCGCAAGGGCCGCTGGAACCTGAAGACCGTGCTGGAGTGCTTCCCCACCCTGGCCCGCATGCTGGAGCGCATGGGCGGCTCGCTCTCGGGCGGCGAGCAGCAGATGCTCACCATCGGCCGCGCGCTCATGGGCAACCCGGAGGTGCTCATCCTGGACGAGCCCACCGAGGGCCTCTCGCCGGTGATCGTGGGCGAACTCAAGGAGCTGGTGCTGCGGCTCAAGCGCGAGGGCACCACCATCCTGCTTTCGGAGCAGAACATCCGCTTCGCCCTGGCCGTGTCCGACCGCGTGGCGGTGATGGACAAGGGACGCTCCGTCTACACCGGCACGGTGGAGGCCTTCCGCTCCGACGAGGCGGTCCAGAGCCGCTACCTGGCCGTGTAG
- a CDS encoding hemerythrin family protein, producing the protein MTIYWFEDLATGIPDVDAQHQDLIAMINELDEAIATRQGISRLSQLTDGLILYARHHFATEERLMAESGYRYMAEHLKEHEQFGERVMAIAFESDAPENHPRAVSEFLHKWLIEHIGTVDKLMGECLAG; encoded by the coding sequence ATGACGATCTATTGGTTTGAAGATCTCGCAACAGGCATCCCTGATGTCGATGCCCAACATCAAGATCTGATCGCAATGATCAACGAGCTTGATGAGGCCATCGCAACACGCCAGGGCATCAGCAGGTTGTCGCAGCTCACGGACGGCCTCATCCTCTACGCAAGACACCATTTCGCAACGGAGGAGCGGCTGATGGCGGAAAGCGGCTACCGTTACATGGCGGAACATCTTAAGGAGCACGAGCAGTTCGGTGAGCGGGTGATGGCGATCGCCTTCGAGTCCGACGCTCCGGAGAACCATCCCAGGGCGGTTTCAGAGTTCCTGCACAAATGGCTGATCGAACACATCGGAACCGTGGACAAGCTGATGGGCGAGTGCCTGGCGGGATAG
- a CDS encoding STAS domain-containing protein, whose product MNITLAGDCSVSRAEEIHAAFLEALRSGAPLELDLAGVTNLDLTFCQLLHALRAGCEAKGSTCTLLGQLQGAAAGQALLCGFPELAATAQDAPESKERAE is encoded by the coding sequence GTGAACATCACCCTCGCAGGCGACTGCAGCGTGTCGCGGGCCGAAGAGATCCACGCCGCGTTCCTTGAAGCCTTGCGGTCGGGCGCGCCCCTGGAACTCGACCTCGCGGGCGTGACCAATCTCGATCTCACGTTCTGCCAACTGCTCCACGCCCTGCGAGCCGGGTGCGAGGCCAAGGGATCAACCTGCACCCTTCTGGGCCAGCTTCAAGGCGCGGCCGCGGGCCAAGCCCTGCTGTGCGGCTTCCCGGAACTGGCGGCGACGGCCCAGGACGCACCGGAAAGCAAGGAGCGAGCCGAATGA
- a CDS encoding ABC transporter ATP-binding protein: MAADTPLLELDGLSKAFGGLRVTDDVSFKVMPGEISVVIGPNGAGKTTLFNQITGHLKPDSGRILFKGRDVAGMTTQQVVALGVGRAFQVSSLFLGETVLDNIRVACLSKLDQTRRPLRPVTDFKRATARAMEILESLGLARHAARQAHELAHGDQKLLDIGIALALEPELLMLDEPTSGMSPEERHLTRELVRKLWRDFNLTLLFIEHDMDTVFGLAQTVRVLQSGRLLAEGTPEEIRKNPEVITAYLGEEVA; encoded by the coding sequence ATGGCAGCAGACACCCCCCTCCTGGAACTGGACGGCCTCTCCAAGGCCTTCGGCGGGCTCAGGGTGACCGACGACGTGAGTTTCAAGGTCATGCCCGGCGAGATCTCGGTGGTCATCGGGCCCAACGGCGCGGGCAAGACCACCCTCTTCAACCAGATCACCGGCCATCTCAAGCCGGACAGCGGCCGCATCCTCTTCAAGGGCCGGGACGTGGCGGGCATGACCACCCAGCAGGTGGTGGCCCTGGGCGTGGGCCGGGCCTTCCAGGTGTCCTCGCTGTTCCTCGGGGAGACCGTGCTGGACAACATCCGCGTGGCCTGCCTCTCCAAGCTCGACCAGACCCGCAGGCCGCTTCGCCCCGTGACGGACTTCAAACGGGCCACCGCGCGGGCCATGGAGATCCTGGAGAGCCTGGGCCTGGCCCGGCACGCCGCGCGCCAGGCCCACGAGCTGGCCCACGGCGACCAGAAGCTCCTGGACATCGGCATCGCCCTGGCCCTGGAGCCGGAACTGCTCATGCTCGACGAGCCCACCTCCGGCATGTCCCCCGAGGAGCGCCACCTCACCCGCGAGCTGGTGCGCAAGCTCTGGCGGGACTTCAACCTGACGCTCCTCTTCATCGAGCACGACATGGACACGGTCTTCGGCCTGGCCCAGACCGTGCGGGTGCTCCAGAGCGGCAGGCTCCTGGCCGAGGGAACGCCCGAGGAGATCCGCAAGAACCCCGAAGTGATCACCGCCTACCTGGGCGAGGAGGTCGCATGA
- a CDS encoding aldehyde ferredoxin oxidoreductase family protein, which translates to MFGFYGRILTVDLSNRTFSIDAADPGLLESVLGGKGLGTALLLSRNPAGTDPLGPDNRLIFATGPFCGGPLWGGSRYGVFTKSPLTGFYAESYSGGKVPEAIDRTGFDAVVVEGASERPVALRVHPDGCTFHEADHLWGLETYEAERAALGVAEQGWGAPGAVVIGPAGERLVRFALIANDSWRCAGRAGVGAVMGSKKLKAVVFQGDRKRLLADPKGARAYAAAFARAGRENKGVQAYKAYGTTMMVALMNTAGAFPAKYWSQGSCAHWPKISGETFHKEHDVTPHACLKCFMACGRMARLSKGRHQGLTLEGPEYETIYAFGGLCMIEEMDEIVWLNDLCDRLGLDTISAGNLCALAIEACRRGVLKLGLDYGDYEGVGRLIHDIANRKGVGELMAQGIVAAAEEWGLSDLAVHVKGMEPPGYDPRALKGMGLAYGTSPRGACHLRTTFYKPELAGMIPPDAIEGKAEMLTDFEDRLTLFDTLILCRFYRDMYTWEELEKAVGLATGLEASRPELRRKAALVLDLTREFNLREGLTAKDDRLPSRLHREALPDGRSLTEAEMETLLSDYYRLRGWTSDGRLP; encoded by the coding sequence ATGTTCGGATTCTACGGCAGGATACTGACTGTGGACCTCTCCAACCGGACGTTTTCCATCGACGCCGCCGACCCGGGCCTCCTGGAGTCCGTGCTGGGCGGCAAGGGGCTCGGCACGGCGCTCCTGCTGTCGCGCAATCCGGCCGGAACGGACCCGTTGGGGCCCGACAACAGGCTCATCTTCGCCACGGGGCCGTTCTGCGGGGGGCCGCTGTGGGGCGGCAGCCGTTACGGGGTCTTCACCAAGTCGCCGCTCACCGGCTTCTACGCCGAGTCCTACTCGGGCGGCAAAGTGCCGGAGGCCATCGACCGGACCGGGTTCGACGCCGTGGTGGTGGAAGGGGCCTCCGAGAGGCCCGTGGCCCTGCGCGTCCATCCCGACGGCTGCACCTTCCACGAGGCCGACCACCTCTGGGGGCTCGAAACCTACGAGGCCGAGCGCGCCGCCCTGGGCGTGGCGGAGCAGGGCTGGGGCGCTCCGGGCGCGGTGGTCATCGGCCCGGCGGGCGAACGCCTGGTGCGCTTCGCCCTCATCGCCAACGACTCCTGGCGCTGCGCGGGCAGGGCCGGGGTGGGAGCGGTGATGGGCTCCAAAAAGCTCAAGGCCGTGGTGTTCCAGGGGGACCGCAAGCGCCTCCTGGCCGACCCCAAGGGCGCGCGGGCCTACGCCGCCGCGTTCGCCAGGGCGGGCAGGGAGAACAAGGGCGTGCAGGCCTACAAGGCCTACGGCACCACCATGATGGTGGCCCTCATGAACACGGCCGGGGCCTTCCCGGCAAAATACTGGAGCCAGGGCAGCTGCGCGCACTGGCCAAAGATCAGCGGGGAGACCTTCCACAAGGAACACGACGTGACGCCCCACGCCTGCCTGAAGTGCTTCATGGCCTGCGGCCGCATGGCCAGGCTCTCCAAGGGCAGGCACCAGGGCCTCACCCTGGAGGGGCCGGAGTACGAGACCATCTACGCCTTCGGCGGCCTGTGCATGATCGAGGAGATGGACGAGATCGTCTGGCTCAACGACCTGTGCGACCGCCTGGGCCTGGACACCATCTCGGCGGGGAACCTCTGCGCCCTGGCCATCGAGGCCTGTCGCAGGGGCGTGCTGAAGCTCGGCCTGGACTACGGCGACTACGAGGGCGTGGGCAGGCTCATCCACGACATCGCGAACCGCAAGGGCGTGGGGGAACTCATGGCCCAGGGCATCGTCGCCGCGGCCGAGGAGTGGGGCCTCTCGGACCTGGCCGTCCACGTCAAGGGCATGGAGCCCCCGGGCTACGACCCGCGCGCGCTCAAGGGCATGGGCCTGGCCTACGGCACGTCCCCGCGCGGGGCGTGCCACCTGCGCACCACCTTCTACAAGCCGGAACTGGCCGGCATGATCCCCCCCGACGCCATCGAGGGCAAGGCCGAAATGCTCACCGATTTCGAGGACCGCCTCACCCTCTTCGACACGCTCATCCTCTGCCGCTTCTACCGGGACATGTACACCTGGGAAGAGTTGGAAAAGGCCGTGGGCCTGGCGACCGGGCTCGAAGCCTCCAGGCCGGAGCTGCGGCGCAAGGCCGCCCTCGTGCTCGACCTCACCCGGGAATTCAACCTCCGGGAGGGGCTCACCGCCAAGGACGACCGGCTGCCCTCGCGCCTGCACAGGGAAGCCCTGCCCGACGGCAGGAGCCTGACCGAGGCCGAAATGGAAACCCTGCTCTCGGACTACTACCGCCTGCGGGGCTGGACAAGCGACGGTCGCCTGCCGTGA